The Magnolia sinica isolate HGM2019 chromosome 10, MsV1, whole genome shotgun sequence genome includes a window with the following:
- the LOC131257721 gene encoding uncharacterized protein LOC131257721 has protein sequence MEDWRLVEFGESCGLFDLIQQHHNLTVPMGCLSSKIAARSRSFREELSHSLQRRIEGFPALEDILISKNSGDQFLALVCTANTVAKKFQNGNPVTEYIIEVDLSDKQTDIENINAKVLMCDLEEEEQQQQQQEQRKERPIASTSFHGPHQLAIEVQRPIQCDNTKAIQDNGSTIDGGSIISTRSIHTVEEYDAMVDASNRWSQIGQDVIVHHSTGNVNDQWVGSSGSSFNQCSTVKEDGIEGNRKEPSTIDNHKPDHAKAVIATVEDGNFTNEKGFRRKSKAKELATLSIPTTVDFPAPGSFGDWNELTTSFSNGDYDTPKFGNFCIANTVYCSGECSVFDPEMLASFEEDMKQLTEEEESILQQIVESLEEESIEKDENKEFIPDQIQV, from the exons ATGGAAGATTGGAGGCTGGTAGAATTTGGAGAAAGTTGTGGATTGTTTGACCTCATTCAACAG CACCACAATCTAACCGTACCAATGGGATGCCTTTCTTCAAAGATCGCGGCCCGGTCAAGGAGCTTTCGAGAAGAGCTGAGCCATAGCTTGCAGAGGAGAATCGAGGGCTTTCCCGCCTTAGAAGATATACTAATCTCCAAGAACAGCGGAGATCAATTCCTCGCTCTTGTTTGCACTGCTAACACGGTAGCCAAGAAATTCCAAAATGGAAATCCCGTGACAGAGTACATTATTGAAGTGGACCTGTCCGACAAGCAAACAGATATTGAAAACATCAACGCCAAAGTATTGATGTGtgacttagaagaagaagaacaacaacaacaacaacaagaacaaaGAAAAGAGAGACCCATAGCTTCTACAAgctttcatgggccccaccaattggcTATTGAAGTACAACGTCCAATCCAATGTGACAATACCAAGGCGATCCAAGATAATGGATCCACAATAGATGGTGGAAGTATAATAAGTACTAGAAGCATCCATACCGTTGAAGAATACGATGCGATGGTGGACGCAAGCAATCGATGGTCCCAAATAGGGCAGGACGTCATAGTTCATCATTCCACTGGAAATGTAAATGACCAATGGGTAGGATCTTCAGGAAGCTCTTTTAACCAGTGTTCTACAGTTAAAGAGGATGGCATTGAGGGCAACAGGAAAGAACCGTCTACAATTGATAATCACAAGCCTGATCATGCCAAGGCTGTTATCGCCACCGTTGAAGATGGGAATTTCACAAATGAAAAGGGCTTTCGGAGGAAGTCGAAGGCGAAAGAGCTGGCCACCCTCAGCATTCCAACAACCGTTGATTTTCCGGCCCCTGGAAGTTTTGGAGATTGGAACGAACTGACGACCTCGTTCTCCAACGGCGACTATGACACACCCAAATTCGGTAATTTTTGCATAGCAAATACGGTATACTGTAGTGGAGAGTGTAGTGTATTCGATCCGGAAATGTTGGCTTCCTTTGAAGAAGACATGAAGCAGCTGACAGAAGAGGAGGAAAGCATACTTCAACAGATTGTAGAGAGTCTGGAGGAAGAGAGTATTGAAAAGGACGAAAATAAGGAATTCATTCCAGACCAAATACAGGTGTAG